The Periophthalmus magnuspinnatus isolate fPerMag1 chromosome 15, fPerMag1.2.pri, whole genome shotgun sequence genomic sequence GGAGCGACCGCGTCCATGACGTCAATGCTCTGCGTCCAGGAGTTGTCTAATGACATCATACTGCTGTTCGTCTGTTCATCCATTCATGTTTACACATAATAAAGACTTGTTCTTATTGTACCGTCTATCGGCGCGTCCAGAACTGAAGGGCATCCTAGCTGCTGCCTCACAAACAGCTCTGTGTGATGTGTGCTTCCTGTGACTCACTCTGATTTGTGCCCACTTTCAGCTGACATAATCTCAACTGTTGAATTTAACTATTCTGGAGAATTACTTGCAACTGGAGATAAAGGAGGCAGAGTAGTCATTTTTCAACATGAACAGGAGGTAAGATCCATATggcaaatatttaaaggtgcattatgaaacatttctggtaggtctgccacttgcttgtctccatggagatgttattggtttgcctggaatgttccacactatggcattaaacatgtctgtaTGGGGACAATcaggtgatgccactaggcaagttacaggacagatctgaggagaggtgaGCCCGCTCACTAtaaaatgcatgtgtttcaaAGTATTATCAACAGAAACCATGTGCCGGACCCTGCATTAGAAAGTTGCAAAGTGCACATATAAGTGTCATAAACATTGATTAGTAAATCATGACAAGATTTATAATGGCCCAAGTCCTTTTAATGTGGTACTGTCTTTGTGATTCTTTATatagtttgtattttatgtatcccccttttttctaatttgtgtttttgtgttaatgACTGAAAGTATTGGCTGTCACATTAACAACATTTTTGGTTGAATTTCTTCATacttttaacataaaatatttgttaACATTACAGTCGAAGAATCGTCCACATCTGCGTGGAGAATACAATgtctatagcacttttcaaagTCATGAGCCAGAATTTGACTATTTGAAAAGTTTAGAAATTgaggagaaaataaataaaatacgaTGGCTACCACAACAAAATGCTGCTCACTTTCTACTTTCAACAAATGGTAGGACATGCATTTTTTGTCCTTCTCATGGACTGATATTCAGTGTAAATGCAATCTTGTTTCTGTGTTATGTGTTTTATTAGATAAAACTATCAAATTGTGGAAAATTAGTGAAAGAGATAAAAGAGCAGAAGGTTACAATCTAAAAGACGAAGATGGACGTCTTAGAGATCCCTTTAGAATCACCGCTTTACGGGTATGCTTTGATTCTTCTTTTcccaaacatcaaaaacaacaacaaaagtaaTGTGTGTAATGCTTTTCAGGTACCTGTTCTGATGCCAATGGATCTTATGGTGGAAGCGAGCCCACGCAGGATCTTTGCAAATGCGCACACCTATCACATAAATTCCATTTCTGTAAATAGTGATCATGAAACGTACCTCTCTGCAGATGACCTAAGAATAAATCTATGGCACTTGGAAATAACAGACAGAAGTTTTAGTATCCTTTTTTCATCATTTGAGACACATTCACTTCTGTTCTTTTGTGTGCAATCCAAAAAAAAATTCCTTAATAGTTTCTCTCAGATATTGTAGACATCAAGCCTGCCAACATGGAAGAACTCACGGAAGTAATCACAGCTGCGGAGTGCCATCCACACCAATGCAATGTATTTGTGTACAGCAGTAGCAAAGGCACCATCCGCCTCTGTGACATGAGAGCGGCAGCACTATGTGATAGGCACTCAAAATGTAAGTACCTCCCTTTTAACAATGTTCAACTACAATCATTCATACTGTCTTGTTTGCCTGTTCAATGCTATAAAACTTTGTAATGTACTGAGTATAGGCAACGTTTTGAACATCAAATGCAGGCTCAGTTAGGGTCTCCTATTTCAGTGAATATTCTAACCGCAAAAATGCTCATTAATTGcatgcagtgtgatgtttttttaaacCTATAATGCATTAGTAATCGTTGGTTGTAATGTTTGTATGGATGCATAGTATTTTCACTGTTGTATTGTTCAGCCTGAGCAATGAGTGTTATGTTCTTTTTCAAGTCTTTGAAGAGCCAGAAGATCCGAGCAGCAGATCCTTTTTTTCTGAGATAATTTCCTCCATTTCGGACGTAAAGTTTAGTCACAGTGGACGCTACATGATGACACGTGATTACCTCTCTGTCAAAGTATGGGACCTAAATATGGAAAATAGGCCAGTGGAAACATATCAGGTGTGTTTATTCAACTAATAATTGTTGTCATTATCATGCACAGgcatttataatatataatatttattttttacatttgtttattatagGTCCATGAATACCTTCGCAGTAAACTCTGCTCATTGTATGAAAATGACTGTATCTTTGATAAGTTTGAGTGCTGCTGGAATGGTAGTGACAGGTAGTGGCATGTTAATAATTTGCATTCAATGctagtattaaaaaaatatcctAGAAGAGTATTAACTTAAATAATttcttttccctcttctctcaaGTGCCATAATGACTGGCTCCTACAATAACTTCTTCCGAATGTTTGACCGGAACACCCGGAGGGATATCACACTGGAGGCTTCCCGAGAGAGCAGCAAACCACGAGCCACTCTCAAACCACGGAAAGTTTCCACAGGtgggaagagaaagaaggacGAAATCAGCGTGGACAGCCTGGACTTCAACAAGAAGATCCTGCACACCGCGTGGCACCCCAAAGATAATGTGATAGCTGTGGCAGCCACCAACAACTTGTACATTTTTCAGGACAAAATCAATTAAAAGATTTTGGGACTCCAGTGGATAGGGCTTTTACCATACCTGTGTAGTTAAGCCTACTACTTGTCTATCTGTATAAGAAGAAATGGCCTGGTTGTCCTCCAGGTCAAGAAGCTGAAAGCACGTCTCGACTTTTTTGCCACAGGAGGTTGACCCTATAggcttgttttattttgagtctGAGCTTAGGTTGATTTTTGCCTTTGGCATCAGGGCAATCAACATGCCCCCTGACCCAGAATGCCCAATTCGGGTCTAATTGATGGAATAGCCCTCCCTGGAGGTCAAACTCTTGAACGTTGGTGTTTGTGTTGACATTTTAAGCCTTCATTTCATGATTTAACAACAGAACTCTTGGAAGCCCTAATAATGACGTCTTGTCAAAGTTGTAACACCATCTCGAAGATTTTGGGCCCACTGAAGCACGCATCATCGGCCAATAAGCTTGACTGTAACATTCCCCCTGGCCATTTATTCAGGCCAAACCACAGGTGGAAGAGACCATGAATTTGGAACatggactttttctttcttttccctcCCTTTTACTTTATCCGTCAATACGATGACATA encodes the following:
- the ppp2r2d gene encoding serine/threonine-protein phosphatase 2A 55 kDa regulatory subunit B delta isoform; amino-acid sequence: MAGVASGNDFQWCFSQVKGAIDEDVAEADIISTVEFNYSGELLATGDKGGRVVIFQHEQESKNRPHLRGEYNVYSTFQSHEPEFDYLKSLEIEEKINKIRWLPQQNAAHFLLSTNDKTIKLWKISERDKRAEGYNLKDEDGRLRDPFRITALRVPVLMPMDLMVEASPRRIFANAHTYHINSISVNSDHETYLSADDLRINLWHLEITDRSFNIVDIKPANMEELTEVITAAECHPHQCNVFVYSSSKGTIRLCDMRAAALCDRHSKFFEEPEDPSSRSFFSEIISSISDVKFSHSGRYMMTRDYLSVKVWDLNMENRPVETYQVHEYLRSKLCSLYENDCIFDKFECCWNGSDSAIMTGSYNNFFRMFDRNTRRDITLEASRESSKPRATLKPRKVSTGGKRKKDEISVDSLDFNKKILHTAWHPKDNVIAVAATNNLYIFQDKIN